The following are encoded together in the Oreochromis niloticus isolate F11D_XX linkage group LG12, O_niloticus_UMD_NMBU, whole genome shotgun sequence genome:
- the gltpa gene encoding glycolipid transfer protein — MALLMEHQFRQLPADRQVETRPFLEAVSYLPPFFDCLGSTIFAPIKADLSGNITKIKSIYDSNPGRFKTLQQILEAEKEMHGGEWPKVGATLALMWLKRGLKFIQVFLQSLVDGEKDENNPNLIRVNVTKAYEIALKRYHGWFVQQLFKAALFAAPYKSDFLRALSKGRDVKEEDCLEKIRKFLINFSATIDAIYDMYNKMNADLDYTV, encoded by the exons ATGGCTCTGCTAATGGAGCACCAGTTCAGACAGCTGCCAGCTGACAGACAGGTGGAAACAAGACCGTTTCTGGAAGCTGTGTCATACCTTCCACCATTCTTTG ACTGCCTCGGCTCTACTATTTTCGCACCGATCAAGGCTGACCTATCGGGTAACATCACA aaaATCAAGTCAATTTATGATAGCAACCCCGGGCGGTTCAAGACTCTCCAGCAGATTTTGGAGGCAGAAAAGGAGATGCACGGAGGAGAATGGCCCAAAGTTGGAGCAACTTTGGCACTTATGTGGCTAAAAAG GGGTCTAAAATTCATCCAAGTTTTCCTTCAGAGCCTGGTGGACGGTGAAAAGGACGAGAACAATCCAAACCTTATCCGAGTCAATGTCACCAAAGCCTATGAAATAGCACTTAAAAGATATCACGGCTGGTTTGTGCAACAACTGTTCAAG GCGGCTCTTTTTGCTGCTCCGTATAAGTCCGATTTCCTGAGAGCCCTCTCCAAGGGTCGGGATGTCAAGGAAGAGGACTGCTTGGAAAAAATCAGAAAATTTCTCATCAACTTCTCTGCAACTATTGATGCTATATATGACATGTACAATAAGATGAATGCCGATCTAGACTACACAGTGTGA
- the tchp gene encoding trichoplein keratin filament-binding protein, which produces MALPTLSTRVPSRSRVLADQLARQREQEARWRQQWELHAQYFREQSIRSQKQTVWSSRQSYQQSMSAYHKDRLKEEEKAHLEQRRNRLRAMLQEEQNQLEAELREMVPDRSTLASQLVQKSEELRTAREERRKKLAQELLREHWKRNNQELRRLESALHKDHVVSQWQEQISEKKQKEVAYQEETRRFENEYERTRREALERIKQVEEKRKEEERKRGEELRKQMEELKLREEEATRLKKEQEALLVQQWELEKIEEDRRKAEEQRKKFEIGRFLIRQYRAQLRRRAQQVQEELEADRKILAALLEGEEEDRRLETARRERAVADAAWMKRVIEEQLQLEHEREAEFEVLHREEAQRVWEKREVQWEKERKARERLMHEVLAGRQQQIELKMQKNREAQEESLKRREKLIKELEWEREFRRREKEQEEGRRTARRQEINAQVEQQQEEQWEERCRKEQEEEEEREALRIQEEELRLEMQRIAKKGYQDKIHSRPRSAWT; this is translated from the exons ATGGCTCTGCCGACACTTTCGACCCGTGTGCCCAGTCGATCTCGGGTCCTGGCCGACCAGCTGGCCCGGCAGCGGGAGCAGGAGGCCCGGTGGCGGCAGCAGTGGGAGCTGCATGCTCAGTACTTCAGAGAGCAGAGCATCCGCAGCCAGAAACAGACGGTGTGGAGCTCCCGTCAATCCTACCAGCAGAG tatgTCAGCATACCATAAAGACAGActgaaggaagaagaaaaagcccACTTGGAGCAGCGCAGGAATCGACTCAGGGCAATGCTGCAAGAGGAGCAAAACCAGCTGGAGGCAGAGCTCCGAGAGATGGTGCCCGACAGGAGCACGTTGGCAAGTCAGTTGGTGCAAAAAAGTGAAGAGCTTCGCACGGcaagagaagagagaagaaaaaaa CTTGCACAGGAGCTGTTGAGGGAGCACTGGAAGAGAAACAACCAAGAGCTGAGAAGG CTGGAGTCAGCATTACATAAAGATCACGTTGTCAGCCAATGGCAGGAGCAGATATCTGAGAAGAAACAG AAAGAAGTGGCGTACCAGGAGGAGACGAGACGCTTTGAAAACGAGTACGAGAGGACCAGAAGAGAAGCTCTGGAGAGGATCAAACAAGTGGAGGAGAAAAGGAAAGAGGAGGAGCGTAAGAGAGGGGAGGAGCTACGCAAGCAGATGGAAGAACTGAAGCTGAGAGAAGAAGAG gCCACTCGTCTAAAAAAGGAGCAAGAGGCTCTACTGGTGCAGCAGTGGGAGCTGGAGAAGAtagaggaggacaggaggaagGCGGAGGAACAGAGGAAGAAGTTTGAGATCGG GCGTTTCTTGATCCGTCAGTATCGAGCTCAGCTGAGAAGAAGAGCCCAGCAAGTGCAGGAAGAACTg GAGGCCGACCGTAAGATCCTGGCAGCCTTGCTtgaaggagaggaggaggacaggaggCTGGAGACTGCAAGAAGGGAAAGAGCTGTCGCTGACGCCGCCTGGATGAAACGTGTGATTGAAGAGCAGCTGCAACTGGAGCATGAGAGGGAAGCTGAGTTTGAAGTCTTACACAG GGAAGAAGCTCAGCGTGTCTGGGAGAAACGAGAAGTTCAGTGGGAGAAGGAGAGGAAAGCCAGAGAACGGCTCATGCATGAG GTGCTTGCGGGGAGACAGCAGCAGATAGAGCTCAAAATGCAGAAGAACCGTGAGGCTCAGGAGGAATCTCTAAAGAGACGAGAAAAGCTTATCAAGGAGCTTGAGTGGGAGAGGGAATTCAGACGTCGGGAAAAGGAGCAAGAAGAGGGCCGAAGGACAGCACGGAGGCAAGAGATAAATGCTCAG GTGGAGCAGCAACAAGAAGAGCAGTGGGAGGAGCGGTGTAGGAAAgaacaggaggaagaggaagaacgGGAAGCCCTTCGAATCCAAGAAGAGGAGCTGAGGCTTGAGATGCAGAGGATCGCCAAGAAAGGGTACCAGGACAAG ATTCACAGCAGGCCACGATCAGCCTGGACATGA